A single Defluviitalea saccharophila DNA region contains:
- a CDS encoding response regulator encodes MEKIVILMEDKKEKQDINELFRKENIEIYFGDDENGVLKILGEKDGVIDLIIIDMVNDPVKGLECISLIKGKYKYRNIPIVIIAQKEDVMKGLAIGAQEYIIPPYKAEEICDFIKAILNNKRNNEYAYAPQTSIDMTFEQYFNSEIKRAERGNYDLSILILTITSNHTSRLDTEKNRIEMINQLAFLVKENLRVTDTIMRYNKSNIIAFLPYTPRFNAEIVYEKILKVFEDKILNSYNEIDDWEIIYSIVSYPQDGENVKDLLFNAEQYLENNIAGR; translated from the coding sequence ATGGAAAAGATTGTTATATTAATGGAAGATAAAAAAGAAAAACAAGATATAAACGAGCTGTTTCGAAAGGAAAACATTGAAATTTATTTTGGGGATGACGAAAATGGCGTTTTAAAGATTCTTGGAGAAAAAGATGGCGTTATTGATCTCATCATTATTGATATGGTAAACGATCCTGTTAAAGGATTAGAATGCATCAGCCTGATTAAGGGAAAATATAAATATAGGAATATTCCTATTGTTATCATTGCACAAAAAGAAGATGTAATGAAAGGCTTGGCAATTGGTGCCCAAGAGTATATAATACCACCATATAAGGCTGAAGAAATTTGTGATTTTATAAAAGCCATTTTGAATAATAAAAGGAATAATGAATACGCATATGCCCCACAAACATCCATTGATATGACTTTTGAACAATACTTTAATAGTGAGATTAAACGTGCTGAAAGAGGAAATTATGATTTATCCATCTTAATTTTAACCATAACGTCTAATCATACCAGTCGATTAGACACTGAAAAAAATAGAATCGAAATGATTAATCAGCTGGCGTTTCTTGTAAAAGAGAATTTAAGAGTTACTGATACAATTATGCGTTATAATAAAAGTAATATTATTGCTTTTTTACCTTATACACCGAGGTTTAATGCAGAAATTGTTTATGAAAAAATCTTAAAGGTTTTTGAAGATAAAATATTAAATTCATATAACGAAATAGATGATTGGGAAATAATTTATAGTATAGTATCCTATCCTCAAGATGGAGAAAATGTAAAGGATCTACTATTTAATGCAGAGCAATATCTGGAAAATAATATAGCTGGGAGATGA
- a CDS encoding histidinol-phosphatase HisJ family protein, which translates to MKEVIDMFYADYHVHSSFSSDSSEEMENQIKTAISLGLKQIAFTDHIDYDYPDKAFPFMIDYNQYLKVFDGLKEKYKNQIDMILGVEIGFQPHVVKQIEEVLSQYPFDFVICSTHVCDRLDLYNGDFFKGKNQKNAYLRYFECVLYNVKNFFNYDVYGHIDYINRYGNYENRILSYEDYKDIIDSILKTIIDLGKGIEINTSGFRYGLGYANPQLSILKRYKELGGKIITIGSDAHSSKDIASHFNEAYKLLEAAGISEITLFRNRKPYFVKL; encoded by the coding sequence ATGAAAGAAGTGATTGATATGTTCTATGCCGATTATCATGTGCATTCGTCCTTTTCTTCCGATAGTAGTGAAGAAATGGAGAATCAAATAAAAACTGCCATCTCATTGGGTTTAAAACAGATAGCCTTTACAGATCATATTGATTATGACTATCCAGATAAAGCATTTCCTTTTATGATTGATTATAATCAGTATTTAAAAGTATTTGATGGCTTAAAAGAAAAATACAAAAATCAAATTGATATGATATTAGGGGTTGAAATCGGATTTCAGCCTCATGTTGTAAAACAAATAGAAGAAGTTCTTTCTCAATATCCATTTGATTTTGTTATTTGTTCTACCCATGTCTGCGATCGATTAGATTTATATAACGGCGACTTTTTTAAAGGCAAAAATCAAAAAAATGCATATCTTCGTTATTTTGAATGCGTATTGTATAATGTGAAAAACTTTTTCAACTACGATGTCTACGGCCATATCGATTATATCAATCGATATGGAAATTATGAAAACAGAATTTTGTCCTATGAAGATTATAAAGATATAATTGACTCAATTCTTAAGACAATTATTGACTTAGGAAAAGGAATTGAGATCAACACTTCCGGCTTTAGATACGGCCTTGGATATGCCAATCCCCAGCTTTCCATTCTAAAAAGATACAAGGAGTTAGGAGGAAAAATCATTACAATTGGCTCTGATGCCCATTCTTCAAAAGACATAGCTTCACATTTTAATGAGGCCTATAAACTTTTAGAGGCGGCAGGAATTTCAGAGATTACTTTATTCAGAAATAGAAAGCCTTATTTTGTAAAGCTATAA
- a CDS encoding DegV family protein codes for MSIKIITDSGADLPKEIIKQYDIHVIPLYVYLGDEEFLDGVTLEPNKLYNDMRSEKVYKTGQITPEGFKEVFIEYAKKNQSCIYIAFSSGLSGTYQASLIAKEEVLEEYPEFHLDIIDTKCASLGFGLVVYKAAQMAKEGKSQQEIVEAVKLYSEHMVHVFTVDNLEYLYRGGRVSRTSAFIGGILNIKPILTVDDGKLVPIEKVRGRKKSLKRLVEIAEEKGVNLKNQTIAISHGDALEEAEEVKNMMIEKFGCKDFIINSIGCAIGAHAGPGTITIFFLDKELPL; via the coding sequence ATGTCGATTAAAATTATAACTGATAGTGGTGCTGATTTGCCTAAAGAGATCATTAAGCAATATGATATTCATGTTATTCCTCTTTATGTTTATTTAGGGGATGAAGAATTTCTTGATGGTGTAACATTAGAACCAAATAAATTATATAATGATATGCGTAGTGAAAAGGTTTATAAAACCGGTCAAATTACTCCTGAAGGGTTTAAAGAAGTTTTCATAGAATATGCAAAGAAAAATCAAAGCTGTATATATATTGCTTTTTCTTCCGGATTATCAGGTACATATCAAGCCTCCCTTATTGCTAAAGAAGAAGTATTGGAAGAATATCCAGAATTTCATTTGGATATTATCGACACCAAATGTGCTTCTTTAGGTTTTGGTCTAGTAGTTTATAAAGCGGCTCAGATGGCAAAAGAGGGAAAATCCCAACAAGAAATTGTAGAAGCAGTGAAATTGTATTCAGAGCATATGGTCCATGTTTTTACTGTGGATAACTTAGAGTATCTTTATAGAGGAGGAAGAGTAAGCCGTACTTCTGCTTTTATTGGAGGCATCCTCAATATTAAGCCTATTTTAACAGTGGATGATGGTAAACTCGTACCCATAGAAAAAGTAAGAGGAAGAAAAAAATCTCTTAAAAGGCTTGTGGAAATTGCAGAAGAAAAAGGCGTAAATCTTAAAAATCAAACGATAGCGATCAGTCATGGAGATGCCCTTGAAGAAGCTGAAGAAGTTAAAAACATGATGATAGAAAAGTTTGGCTGTAAGGACTTCATCATTAATTCGATCGGATGTGCCATAGGTGCCCATGCAGGTCCTGGAACAATTACTATTTTCTTTTTAGACAAAGAGTTACCGCTATAA
- the proB gene encoding glutamate 5-kinase: MNTRNELKNCRRIVIKIGTSSLTHQNGTLHYAKMEHLARVLSDLKNAGKEVVLVSSGAIGVGAERLGCKERPKEIEMKQAAAAVGQAILMQIYEKFFSEYNQVIAQILLTKDVLEDSIKKTNAQNTFNTLLKMGVIPIVNENDTVATEELQESIFGDNDTLSAMVAVLIEADLLILLSDIDGLYTQDPRECSDAELIDTVKAITDEIESLAGGEGSSLGTGGMITKISAAKIANSNGVNMVIANGEDLTNIHKILEGEIVGTLFERNTEV, translated from the coding sequence ATGAATACAAGAAATGAGCTTAAAAATTGCAGAAGAATTGTTATTAAAATTGGAACTTCATCATTAACCCATCAAAATGGAACACTCCATTATGCGAAAATGGAACATTTAGCAAGGGTGTTATCCGATTTAAAAAACGCAGGGAAAGAAGTTGTATTAGTTTCTTCAGGAGCTATAGGAGTTGGGGCCGAAAGGTTAGGATGCAAAGAACGCCCTAAGGAAATTGAGATGAAACAAGCTGCCGCTGCCGTAGGTCAAGCGATTCTCATGCAGATTTATGAGAAATTTTTTAGTGAGTATAATCAAGTGATTGCACAAATCTTATTAACAAAGGATGTTTTGGAAGACTCCATTAAAAAAACAAATGCGCAAAATACGTTTAATACATTGCTGAAAATGGGTGTCATTCCTATTGTAAATGAAAATGATACCGTTGCTACTGAAGAGCTGCAAGAAAGCATTTTTGGCGATAATGATACATTATCGGCTATGGTTGCCGTATTAATTGAAGCAGACTTGCTTATTCTTCTTTCTGATATTGACGGATTATACACACAAGATCCGAGAGAATGTTCTGATGCGGAGTTAATCGATACGGTTAAAGCTATTACAGATGAAATTGAAAGCCTTGCAGGAGGAGAAGGAAGCAGCCTGGGAACCGGTGGAATGATAACAAAAATCTCCGCGGCTAAAATTGCAAACAGCAATGGTGTAAATATGGTCATCGCCAATGGAGAAGATTTGACTAATATACATAAAATATTAGAAGGAGAAATAGTGGGAACTTTGTTTGAAAGAAATACTGAAGTATAA
- the safA gene encoding SafA/ExsA family spore coat assembly protein, whose translation MKRKILLIATIFMLLSVPVFAQSVTYTVQPGDSMWKIAVKYQIGLSEIIAANPQIKNPALIYPNQKLTIPNIDDVKALENEVIRLVNAERAKQGLPALKANWELSRVARMKSQDMINKNYFAHQSPTYGSPFNMMENFGIKFSSAGENIAKGQQTPSQVMNAWMNSPGHRSNILSASYTQIGVGLATSKNGTKYWTQMFIRP comes from the coding sequence ATGAAAAGAAAAATTTTATTAATAGCGACGATCTTTATGTTATTATCTGTACCCGTTTTTGCTCAATCAGTTACCTATACTGTACAGCCAGGAGACAGTATGTGGAAAATTGCCGTAAAGTATCAGATTGGACTTAGTGAAATCATTGCAGCAAATCCTCAAATTAAAAATCCAGCACTTATTTATCCTAATCAAAAACTCACTATTCCAAATATTGATGATGTCAAAGCATTAGAAAATGAAGTCATTAGATTGGTAAATGCAGAAAGGGCCAAACAAGGTCTTCCAGCTCTAAAAGCTAACTGGGAACTTTCCAGAGTGGCAAGGATGAAATCTCAAGATATGATCAATAAAAATTATTTTGCCCATCAATCTCCTACTTACGGCTCACCATTTAATATGATGGAAAACTTCGGCATTAAGTTTTCATCTGCCGGTGAAAACATTGCAAAAGGGCAACAAACCCCATCCCAAGTAATGAATGCTTGGATGAATTCTCCTGGACATAGAAGCAATATTTTAAGTGCTTCTTATACTCAAATCGGTGTAGGCTTAGCAACCAGCAAAAATGGTACTAAATATTGGACACAAATGTTTATACGTCCTTAA
- a CDS encoding HAD-IB family hydrolase: MRTIKTIAAFFDIDGTLYREGLITEMFKKLVRYDIIEPKGWHEKVKPKFIKWDNRVGAYDDYLLEMAEIYINAIQGVDSAIIQFIAKQVVEQKGGRVYTFTRDRILWHKEQNHKVITISGSPIELVKEMSARYDMDDCRGSIYICNNQKYTGEVIPMWDSKSKRKAMNELVKQYDIDLENSYAYGDTAGDFSMLEAVGNPFCINPTRELIGLIMNNEALKQKIKIIVERKDMIYYLDSSYFEDKK; this comes from the coding sequence GTGAGAACTATTAAAACGATAGCTGCTTTTTTTGATATAGACGGCACTTTATATAGAGAAGGGCTTATAACCGAGATGTTTAAGAAGCTGGTTCGTTATGACATTATAGAACCAAAAGGATGGCATGAAAAAGTAAAACCTAAATTTATTAAATGGGATAATAGAGTAGGCGCATATGATGATTATCTTTTAGAAATGGCAGAAATTTATATTAATGCGATACAAGGAGTCGATTCGGCCATCATTCAATTTATTGCAAAACAAGTAGTTGAACAAAAGGGCGGAAGAGTTTATACTTTTACAAGGGACAGAATTTTGTGGCATAAGGAACAAAACCATAAAGTGATTACTATATCGGGGAGCCCCATTGAATTAGTAAAAGAAATGTCAGCAAGATACGATATGGATGACTGTAGAGGAAGTATTTATATTTGCAATAATCAAAAATATACCGGTGAAGTTATACCTATGTGGGACAGCAAAAGCAAAAGAAAAGCAATGAATGAGCTAGTTAAGCAATATGACATTGATTTAGAAAACAGCTATGCATACGGAGATACTGCAGGAGATTTTTCTATGTTGGAAGCCGTGGGAAATCCTTTTTGTATTAATCCGACAAGGGAATTAATAGGTTTAATCATGAATAATGAAGCTTTAAAGCAAAAAATTAAAATCATCGTAGAAAGAAAAGATATGATCTACTACTTAGATTCAAGCTATTTTGAAGATAAGAAGTAA
- a CDS encoding DUF1292 domain-containing protein, protein MSEHDCGCNHDHTHDHAHEHDHDCGCEHNHDEGEVIYLTLDDDTELKCDVVGTFEVDNKDYIALLPEGEDQVLLYGYREDEEGLEILNIDDDAEFDRVSEAFMDEFADEIEFMDDDDYEEYDDDEDFEEE, encoded by the coding sequence ATGTCAGAACACGATTGCGGATGTAACCACGATCACACTCACGATCACGCTCATGAACACGATCATGATTGTGGCTGCGAACATAATCATGATGAAGGTGAAGTTATTTATTTAACTCTAGATGATGATACTGAATTAAAATGTGATGTTGTAGGAACTTTTGAAGTAGACAATAAGGATTATATAGCTCTTCTTCCAGAAGGGGAAGATCAGGTTTTACTATATGGATATAGAGAAGACGAAGAAGGGTTAGAAATCTTAAACATCGATGATGACGCTGAATTTGATAGAGTTTCTGAAGCATTCATGGATGAATTTGCTGACGAAATTGAATTTATGGATGATGACGACTACGAAGAATACGATGATGATGAAGATTTTGAAGAAGAATAA
- a CDS encoding NAD(P)/FAD-dependent oxidoreductase: MWTEIAEGLTYSGHGLLDILQENVHLNLDRLTGKENIMIRLSEIKLPIDHTEDDIKKAILKNLKIEHKDLISYSIYKQSVDARKEDLYFVYTVDVKIKEEKKILKKSKAKISLTPDLEYKYVNTGSNKLEHRPVIVGTGPAGLFAALILAQMGYAPIVLERGKNVDDRTKDVQRFWKEHKLLPDSNVQFGEGGAGTFSDGKLTTQIRDLRCRKVLEELIQAGAPQEIIYKSKPHVGTDILKVVVKNIREKIIELGGEVYFESKVTELNIENGQVVGATVNDEKFIPSNVVILALGHSARDTFKMLYEKGIIIHQKPFSIGVRIEHPQEMIDQVQYGKYAGHPRLGAADYKLACHCSNGRSAYTFCMCPGGVVVGAASEEGYLVTNGMSEYKRDKENANSALLVGIHPEDFNDNHPLAGIEFQRKWERKAFEAGGSNYCAPAQLVKDFMNGIPSAHIGTVKPSYLPGIKLTDLSLCLPDFVVDTLKEALPLLDQKLKGFSMGDAVMTGVETRSSSPIRIERNKEYESNIKGVYPVGEGAGYAGGIVSAAVDGIKAAEIIASKYLPIL, translated from the coding sequence ATGTGGACGGAGATTGCGGAGGGTTTAACTTACAGTGGGCATGGTCTTCTGGATATATTGCAGGAGAATGTTCATCTAAATCTTGATAGATTAACTGGAAAGGAAAATATTATGATTCGACTATCAGAAATCAAATTACCCATAGACCATACAGAGGATGATATTAAAAAAGCTATCCTAAAGAATTTAAAAATAGAACATAAAGATTTAATTTCATATTCGATTTATAAACAGTCTGTTGATGCAAGAAAAGAAGATCTTTATTTTGTATACACAGTAGATGTAAAAATAAAAGAAGAAAAAAAGATACTGAAAAAAAGCAAAGCAAAAATAAGCTTAACACCTGATTTAGAATATAAATATGTAAATACAGGTTCTAATAAATTAGAACATCGTCCTGTTATCGTAGGAACCGGCCCTGCTGGATTATTTGCTGCCCTAATTTTAGCGCAAATGGGCTATGCACCCATTGTTTTGGAGAGAGGTAAAAATGTAGACGATAGAACAAAAGATGTACAAAGATTTTGGAAGGAACATAAACTCCTTCCAGATTCCAATGTGCAATTTGGAGAAGGAGGAGCCGGTACATTTTCTGATGGAAAGCTTACAACTCAAATAAGGGATCTTCGCTGTAGAAAAGTATTGGAAGAATTGATCCAAGCAGGAGCGCCTCAAGAAATCATTTATAAGAGTAAACCCCATGTAGGAACTGATATTTTAAAAGTGGTTGTAAAAAATATCAGAGAAAAGATTATAGAATTAGGGGGAGAGGTTTATTTTGAAAGTAAGGTTACTGAACTTAATATAGAAAATGGCCAAGTAGTTGGAGCAACTGTAAATGATGAAAAATTCATTCCTTCTAATGTAGTTATTTTAGCCCTTGGGCATAGTGCAAGAGATACTTTTAAAATGTTATACGAAAAAGGTATTATTATCCATCAGAAGCCTTTTTCCATTGGAGTTCGAATTGAGCATCCACAAGAAATGATTGATCAAGTACAGTATGGAAAGTATGCAGGACATCCAAGGTTAGGTGCTGCAGATTATAAGCTTGCTTGCCACTGTTCAAACGGTCGTTCTGCATATACTTTTTGCATGTGTCCTGGAGGCGTGGTTGTTGGTGCGGCTTCTGAAGAAGGCTATCTTGTGACAAACGGAATGAGTGAATATAAAAGAGATAAGGAAAATGCAAATAGTGCTCTGCTTGTAGGAATTCATCCGGAAGATTTTAACGACAATCATCCCCTTGCCGGTATAGAGTTCCAGAGAAAATGGGAAAGAAAGGCGTTTGAAGCAGGAGGTTCAAATTATTGTGCTCCTGCTCAGCTTGTAAAGGATTTCATGAATGGAATACCTTCTGCGCATATAGGAACAGTTAAGCCCTCTTATTTGCCAGGAATTAAGTTGACAGATTTAAGCCTATGTCTTCCGGATTTTGTTGTGGATACTCTAAAGGAGGCACTCCCGCTGTTAGATCAAAAATTAAAAGGATTTTCCATGGGGGATGCAGTCATGACAGGAGTAGAAACGAGAAGTTCTTCGCCCATTCGAATTGAAAGAAACAAAGAGTACGAGAGTAATATAAAGGGCGTTTATCCCGTTGGAGAGGGAGCAGGATATGCGGGAGGAATTGTTTCAGCTGCAGTGGATGGAATCAAAGCAGCTGAAATCATAGCATCAAAATATTTGCCTATTCTTTAA